The segment GAAATTGTGAGGGTCTCAGCCGCTTTTCTCTTACGAATTTAATGATTAACAACTCCTCTACGCCAGTTGCTTCTCCAATTTCCATCACAGTTGTTTCTCTATTTTTTTGTTTACGTAAAAAACGATAAACGGTCTCAAAAGCTTTTTCCTCTTCTTTATAGCAGTTTTGACAAACCGTACGAATATTTTTTACAAAAACTGCATTGCAACGTGAGCAATTTGCTAATTCAGCCATTTTGCCTCCACCTCATTTTACTGTCT is part of the Virgibacillus sp. NKC19-16 genome and harbors:
- a CDS encoding TIGR03826 family flagellar region protein; this translates as MAELANCSRCNAVFVKNIRTVCQNCYKEEEKAFETVYRFLRKQKNRETTVMEIGEATGVEELLIIKFVREKRLRPSQFPKLAYPCEKCGSHIRTGNLCQNCSNELKKDLEIHEQLEKSKEDRQENKQNIYYAFDEK